The following nucleotide sequence is from Pseudonocardia abyssalis.
ACTCGTCGTCGGCCACGCCCGGCTCGATGTCGGCCGTGCAGAACTTGCACTTCGTCGCGTCGATCGCCACGAACTCCTTGCAGTACGGGCACTCCTGGCTCCCCTGGGCCTTGAAGTTGCCCAGCCCGGCCCGCTTGAGCAGCTGCACGAGGCCGAAGAGCACGGCGGCGAGCAGCAGGAAGTTGACGACGACGGTGAGGAACGCGCCGTAGCGGATCTCCGACCCGTTGAGCGTGAACGCCAGCGCGGAGAAGTCCGGCTGCCCGAAGATCGCCGCGACGAACTGCATGATCACGTCACCGGCGAGGCTGTCGACCAGACCCGCGAACGCGGTGCCGATGATGAAGCCCAGGGCCAGGTCCAGCATGTTGCC
It contains:
- the mscL gene encoding large conductance mechanosensitive channel protein MscL; translated protein: MKGLWSEFKAFALGGNMLDLALGFIIGTAFAGLVDSLAGDVIMQFVAAIFGQPDFSALAFTLNGSEIRYGAFLTVVVNFLLLAAVLFGLVQLLKRAGLGNFKAQGSQECPYCKEFVAIDATKCKFCTADIEPGVADDESPLIATETRVAD